A stretch of Thermotoga sp. SG1 DNA encodes these proteins:
- a CDS encoding ABC transporter permease, producing MAAYVIRRLLLLPLILLGVTFIVFSMIQSLGPDKLLAAYVNPNMLDKLTPEQMDALKEKYGLNNFFVIRYGKWLLNTLKGDLGWSLVGKEPVKDALLKRLPYTIELALYAIFPVIFIGIWLGVKAAVHRGKFLDHFIRIFAVVGWSFPDFVFGLLVLMIFYSILNWLPPGNLSLWAEEVIRSPEFHRYTKLITVDALLNGRLDVFWDGLKHLIGPIITLSWLWWAYLLRITRSSMLEVLNKEYVRTARAKGLPEDVVINKHAKRNALIPVTTVAGGMVIGLFSGTVIVETVFNRTGVGSFTAQAALQLDYASVMASALFFSTILVIGNLIIDILYALIDPRIRLG from the coding sequence GTGGCAGCATACGTTATACGAAGGTTGCTTCTGCTTCCCCTGATACTCCTCGGTGTAACGTTCATCGTGTTTTCCATGATCCAGTCACTTGGACCTGACAAACTGCTGGCCGCTTATGTGAATCCGAACATGCTCGACAAACTGACACCAGAGCAGATGGACGCATTGAAAGAAAAGTACGGACTGAACAACTTCTTCGTGATCCGGTACGGCAAATGGCTTCTCAACACCTTGAAGGGAGATCTTGGTTGGTCTCTTGTGGGAAAAGAACCCGTGAAAGACGCCCTTTTGAAGAGATTGCCGTACACGATTGAACTCGCACTTTACGCCATTTTCCCGGTTATATTCATTGGAATCTGGCTGGGTGTGAAAGCCGCCGTACACAGGGGCAAATTCCTGGACCATTTCATAAGGATATTCGCCGTTGTGGGATGGTCCTTTCCGGATTTTGTTTTTGGACTGCTTGTTTTGATGATCTTCTACAGCATTCTGAACTGGCTCCCTCCGGGAAATCTCAGCTTATGGGCTGAAGAAGTGATCAGATCTCCTGAATTTCATCGTTACACGAAACTCATCACGGTCGATGCCCTGTTGAACGGAAGACTCGACGTTTTCTGGGACGGCCTGAAACACCTCATAGGTCCCATCATAACACTCTCCTGGCTCTGGTGGGCGTATCTTTTGAGGATCACAAGATCCAGTATGCTGGAGGTTTTGAACAAAGAATACGTGAGAACGGCCAGAGCGAAGGGCCTTCCAGAAGACGTGGTCATAAACAAGCACGCCAAGAGAAATGCTCTCATTCCCGTTACCACGGTAGCCGGCGGTATGGTGATAGGGTTGTTCTCTGGAACGGTGATCGTGGAGACAGTTTTCAACAGGACGGGTGTGGGAAGCTTCACGGCACAGGCGGCACTCCAACTCGACTACGCGTCCGTCATGGCTTCTGCTCTGTTCTTCTCCACGATCCTGGTGATAGGAAATCTCATTATAGACATCCTGTACGCTCTCATAGATCCCAGAATAAGACTCGGATGA
- a CDS encoding ABC transporter permease: MNQELKRILKRFFKDPSAVLGLSLVLFFTVVAILAPVIAPPVHPLTRMKLPDPYLMPVVSWDQSPQPPTSKEDAIAKNPNREPIRGVDYHPFGVIGGRDIFYGVVWGTRTAFKIGIIVTLARLLIGILIGSISGYFGGWIDELLMRITDVFLSIPFLIAAVVLTTVLGTGLDKVMIAMIVFGWMGAARLIRGNILQVREEQYVLAAKAIGVPDFLIILKHVLPNSIFPVLIWASMNMGSLVITAAVLSFLGLGAPQGYADWGSILSYSRDWMMEIGKHWYALVYPGTAMVLFVLGWNLLGDALRDAFDPRLKL, translated from the coding sequence GTGAATCAGGAGTTGAAGAGAATCCTGAAGAGATTTTTCAAAGATCCATCTGCTGTGCTCGGACTTTCTCTGGTTCTTTTTTTCACGGTGGTGGCCATTCTGGCGCCCGTTATCGCACCACCCGTTCATCCTCTCACGAGGATGAAACTACCAGATCCCTATTTGATGCCCGTTGTGAGCTGGGATCAGAGCCCTCAGCCTCCGACTTCAAAAGAAGACGCCATAGCGAAAAATCCCAACAGAGAACCTATACGAGGTGTGGATTATCATCCGTTCGGTGTCATAGGTGGAAGGGACATATTCTACGGAGTTGTCTGGGGAACGAGGACGGCCTTCAAAATAGGGATAATAGTCACCCTAGCCAGGCTTCTGATAGGAATCCTGATAGGGTCCATCTCCGGATACTTTGGAGGATGGATAGATGAACTTCTCATGAGGATCACCGACGTATTCCTTTCAATCCCGTTTCTCATAGCCGCCGTTGTTCTTACGACGGTGCTTGGAACGGGCCTGGACAAGGTCATGATAGCGATGATCGTATTCGGCTGGATGGGCGCCGCAAGGCTAATAAGAGGAAACATACTGCAGGTGAGAGAAGAACAGTACGTTCTCGCAGCGAAGGCAATCGGTGTACCGGACTTTCTCATCATACTAAAACACGTGCTTCCAAACTCCATTTTCCCTGTTCTGATCTGGGCATCCATGAACATGGGATCCCTTGTGATAACGGCCGCTGTGCTCAGCTTCCTTGGCCTTGGAGCCCCTCAGGGATACGCAGACTGGGGGTCCATCCTCAGCTACTCCAGAGACTGGATGATGGAGATCGGAAAACACTGGTACGCTCTTGTCTATCCGGGAACCGCTATGGTGCTGTTCGTGCTCGGATGGAACCTGCTGGGAGATGCACTGAGAGATGCATTCGACCCAAGGCTCAAACTCTAA
- the groL gene encoding chaperonin GroEL (60 kDa chaperone family; promotes refolding of misfolded polypeptides especially under stressful conditions; forms two stacked rings of heptamers to form a barrel-shaped 14mer; ends can be capped by GroES; misfolded proteins enter the barrel where they are refolded when GroES binds) yields the protein MPKLLKFNEEARRALERGVDKVANAVKITLGPKGRNVVIEKSWGSPTITNDGVSIAKEIELEDKFENLGAQLVKEVASKTNDVAGDGTTTATVLAQAMIKEGLKNVAAGANPILLKRGIDKAVERAVEEIKKLSKKLSGREDIAHVAAISANSPEIGELIAEAMDKVGEDGVITVEDSKTLETYVEFTEGMQFDRGYISPYFVTDAEKMEVVLKEPFILITDRKLSAVKPLIPILEKVAQTGRPLLVIAEDVEGEALTTLVLNKLKGTLQSCAVKAPGFGERRKAMLQDIAILTGGQVASEELGINLEDLTLEDLGRADLVRVKKDETIIIGGKGDPEAIKKRIAQIKAQIEETTSEYEKETLQERMAKLAGGVAVIKVGAATETELKEKKHRIEDALSATRAAVEEGIVPGGGVTLLRSRKAVEKLLEELDGDEKIGAQIVYKALSAPIRQIAENAGYDGAVIIEKILASDDPAYGFDALRGEFGNMFEKGIIDPAKVTRSALQNAASIAGMLLTTEVLVVEKPEEKKETPSLPEEY from the coding sequence ATGCCGAAGCTTCTGAAGTTCAACGAGGAAGCAAGAAGGGCTCTCGAAAGAGGTGTGGACAAGGTCGCAAACGCTGTGAAGATAACTCTTGGACCGAAGGGAAGAAACGTTGTCATTGAGAAATCCTGGGGATCTCCAACCATAACGAACGACGGTGTTTCTATAGCAAAGGAAATCGAACTCGAGGATAAATTCGAAAACCTCGGTGCTCAGCTCGTGAAGGAGGTTGCCTCCAAGACGAACGATGTCGCCGGAGACGGTACGACAACGGCAACGGTTCTCGCACAGGCGATGATCAAAGAAGGCCTCAAGAACGTTGCAGCCGGGGCGAATCCGATCCTGCTCAAAAGAGGAATAGACAAGGCCGTTGAAAGGGCCGTCGAGGAAATCAAAAAGCTCTCCAAGAAACTCTCTGGAAGGGAAGACATCGCTCATGTTGCAGCGATTTCCGCCAACAGCCCTGAAATAGGAGAACTCATCGCCGAGGCCATGGACAAAGTTGGAGAAGACGGTGTCATCACAGTTGAAGACTCCAAGACACTCGAGACCTATGTTGAGTTCACCGAAGGAATGCAGTTCGACAGGGGATACATCTCACCATACTTTGTGACGGATGCAGAGAAGATGGAAGTCGTTTTGAAAGAACCTTTCATCCTTATCACCGACAGGAAACTCAGCGCTGTGAAGCCTCTGATACCGATTCTCGAGAAAGTTGCTCAGACGGGAAGACCGCTTCTTGTCATCGCCGAGGACGTCGAAGGTGAGGCTCTGACCACACTCGTTCTCAACAAACTCAAGGGAACGCTTCAGTCCTGTGCGGTAAAAGCACCTGGATTCGGTGAAAGAAGAAAGGCTATGCTCCAGGATATAGCCATTCTCACCGGTGGACAAGTTGCAAGTGAAGAACTCGGAATCAACCTTGAAGACCTCACACTCGAGGACCTTGGAAGGGCTGACCTTGTGAGAGTCAAGAAAGACGAGACCATCATCATCGGAGGAAAAGGAGATCCCGAAGCGATCAAGAAGAGAATCGCACAGATCAAGGCTCAGATAGAAGAAACCACATCTGAGTACGAAAAAGAAACGCTCCAGGAGAGAATGGCCAAACTCGCCGGTGGAGTCGCCGTCATAAAAGTTGGAGCCGCCACCGAAACAGAACTCAAGGAAAAGAAACACAGAATCGAAGACGCTCTGAGCGCAACTAGGGCTGCCGTAGAAGAGGGAATCGTTCCCGGTGGAGGAGTCACTCTCCTGAGATCCAGAAAAGCCGTAGAAAAACTCCTCGAAGAGCTCGATGGTGACGAGAAGATAGGAGCACAGATCGTCTACAAAGCCCTCTCTGCACCGATCAGACAGATTGCGGAGAACGCTGGATACGATGGAGCTGTAATCATAGAAAAAATCCTTGCTAGCGATGATCCGGCTTACGGTTTCGACGCTCTGAGGGGCGAATTTGGAAACATGTTTGAGAAGGGAATCATAGATCCTGCAAAGGTCACAAGGAGTGCTCTCCAGAACGCAGCATCCATCGCGGGAATGCTTCTGACAACGGAAGTGCTGGTGGTCGAAAAACCCGAGGAAAAGAAAGAAACACCGTCTTTGCCTGAAGAGTACTGA
- a CDS encoding ABC transporter ATP-binding protein, which translates to MKEPLLRVENLKTYFYTEDGVVKAVDGVSFDVFEGETLGIVGESGSGKSVTSLSIMRLLDQNGRIEDGKIVFKGKNFLELSESEMRKIRGKEIAMIFQEPMVALNPVFTIGDQIMEAIMLHQNVSEKEARKMAIDMLRKVGIPEPEKRVDEYPHQLSGGMRQRAMIAMALSCRPSLLIADEPTTALDVTIQAQILELMKELQREYGMAIILITHDMGVVAEMSDKVAVMYAGKVVEYGDAKTIFNEPKHPYTYALLESTPRIDIDQERLKSIPGNVPDPLNFPTGCKFHPRCEFFVKGKCDVEEPELEDIGNHRVRCFFWQKLDEIRRTKSEV; encoded by the coding sequence TTGAAAGAACCTTTGCTTCGAGTGGAAAATCTCAAGACCTACTTCTATACAGAAGATGGTGTTGTTAAGGCCGTTGATGGTGTCTCCTTCGATGTGTTCGAAGGGGAAACCCTTGGGATCGTTGGAGAGTCAGGAAGTGGAAAGAGCGTGACTTCTCTTTCCATAATGAGACTTCTGGATCAAAACGGAAGGATAGAGGATGGGAAGATCGTTTTCAAAGGGAAAAACTTTCTTGAACTTTCAGAGAGTGAGATGAGGAAGATACGAGGAAAAGAAATCGCCATGATCTTCCAGGAACCCATGGTGGCCTTGAATCCCGTCTTCACCATAGGAGACCAGATAATGGAGGCGATCATGCTTCATCAGAATGTCTCGGAGAAAGAGGCACGGAAGATGGCGATAGACATGCTGAGAAAAGTGGGAATCCCCGAACCCGAGAAGAGGGTCGACGAGTACCCTCACCAACTGTCCGGCGGTATGAGACAACGTGCTATGATTGCCATGGCCCTCTCCTGCAGACCAAGCCTTTTGATAGCAGACGAACCAACAACCGCGCTGGACGTCACCATCCAGGCTCAGATCCTCGAACTCATGAAGGAACTTCAGAGAGAGTACGGAATGGCGATCATTCTGATCACCCACGACATGGGTGTCGTTGCGGAGATGTCCGACAAGGTTGCCGTTATGTACGCCGGAAAAGTGGTTGAGTACGGTGATGCGAAGACCATTTTCAACGAACCGAAACACCCGTACACTTATGCGCTCCTCGAGTCCACTCCGAGAATCGATATAGATCAGGAAAGGTTGAAGAGTATTCCAGGAAACGTCCCGGATCCTCTCAACTTCCCCACGGGGTGTAAGTTCCATCCAAGGTGTGAGTTCTTCGTGAAAGGAAAGTGTGATGTTGAAGAACCAGAACTGGAAGATATCGGAAACCACAGGGTCAGATGCTTCTTCTGGCAGAAACTCGATGAGATCAGACGTACAAAAAGCGAGGTGTGA
- a CDS encoding ABC transporter ATP-binding protein translates to MSKEIVRVENLVKYFPIRAGVFKRIVGWVKAVDGVSFSINEGETFGLVGESGCGKTTVGMTLLRLYEPTSGRIIVDGEDTTYYFMSRSRAKDYIRKTYVERFKKMKEDDIEKLDGVDKKYAHLFFEEAKASPKKFMALLLDDLKEKRRKFRREMQIVFQDPYSSLNPRLRVRSIVREGIVTHRLARGKEVEERVKEILEDVGIPSAYIYRFPHEFSGGQRQRIGIARALALEPKLVVADEAVAALDVSIRSQIINLMEDLQREHKLTYIFISHDLAVVKHISDRIGVMYLGKIVELAPKKALFENPLHPYTVALMSAIPIPDPNKKRKRIILKGDVPSPINPPSGCRFHPRCPIAKDVCAREEPPLREIEGGHFVACHFPGELR, encoded by the coding sequence GTGAGCAAAGAAATCGTGAGAGTAGAAAACCTCGTGAAATACTTCCCCATAAGGGCTGGTGTTTTCAAGAGGATCGTCGGATGGGTCAAAGCGGTGGATGGTGTGAGTTTCAGTATAAACGAGGGTGAAACTTTTGGATTGGTGGGAGAGTCAGGATGTGGCAAAACAACGGTTGGAATGACCCTTTTGAGACTGTACGAGCCAACATCGGGGCGAATAATCGTTGATGGAGAAGACACAACTTACTACTTCATGAGCCGGTCCAGGGCAAAGGACTACATAAGAAAGACTTATGTGGAAAGGTTCAAAAAGATGAAAGAAGATGACATAGAAAAGCTCGATGGAGTGGACAAAAAGTACGCCCACCTTTTCTTCGAAGAGGCGAAGGCCTCACCGAAGAAGTTCATGGCTCTCCTTCTCGATGATCTGAAGGAGAAAAGGAGAAAGTTCAGAAGAGAAATGCAGATTGTCTTCCAGGATCCGTACAGTTCCTTGAATCCGAGACTGAGGGTGAGGAGCATTGTGAGAGAAGGAATTGTCACTCACAGACTCGCACGCGGTAAAGAAGTGGAAGAAAGGGTCAAAGAGATCCTCGAAGACGTTGGCATTCCCTCTGCCTACATCTACAGGTTCCCCCACGAGTTCTCCGGGGGTCAAAGGCAGAGAATAGGCATTGCGAGGGCTCTTGCACTGGAACCAAAACTCGTTGTGGCAGACGAAGCAGTGGCAGCCCTCGACGTCTCCATAAGGAGCCAGATCATAAACCTCATGGAGGACCTTCAGAGAGAACACAAACTGACCTACATCTTCATCTCTCACGACCTTGCCGTCGTGAAGCACATCAGCGATCGAATCGGCGTGATGTACCTCGGAAAGATAGTAGAACTCGCTCCAAAAAAGGCCTTGTTTGAGAATCCTCTGCATCCATACACCGTGGCCCTGATGTCGGCGATACCGATACCCGATCCAAACAAAAAGAGAAAGAGAATTATACTGAAAGGAGATGTGCCGAGTCCGATAAATCCTCCTTCTGGATGCCGATTCCACCCAAGGTGCCCCATTGCAAAGGACGTTTGTGCCAGGGAAGAACCCCCCCTTCGGGAAATCGAAGGAGGGCACTTCGTCGCTTGTCATTTCCCGGGTGAGTTGCGATGA
- the groES gene encoding co-chaperone GroES codes for MKVKPLGERLLIKPIKEEKKTEGGIVLPDSAKEKPMKAEVVAVGKIEDEEKFDIKVGDKVIFSKYAGTEIKIDDEDYIIIDVNDILAKIEE; via the coding sequence ATGAAGGTGAAACCTCTCGGTGAAAGGTTGCTGATCAAACCCATCAAGGAGGAGAAAAAGACCGAAGGAGGAATAGTGCTTCCAGATTCGGCAAAAGAAAAACCCATGAAAGCCGAGGTCGTTGCGGTGGGAAAGATCGAAGATGAAGAGAAGTTCGATATCAAGGTAGGAGATAAAGTGATCTTCTCCAAGTACGCCGGTACGGAAATAAAGATCGATGATGAAGATTACATCATCATCGATGTGAACGATATACTTGCGAAAATCGAAGAGTGA
- a CDS encoding ABC transporter ATP-binding protein codes for MAALLEVRNLSTWFYMEEGIVKAVNDVSFSLNSNEVLGIVGETGSGKSVTVKSIMRLIKPPGKIVSGEVLYRGQDILKISEKDMHRIRGKEIAMIFQDPMMSLNPLYTIGDQLMETIKYHLGYDKRRAYLRAVEMLELVGIPEPEKRMNNYPFEFSGGMRQRVVIAIALSCNPSVLIADEPTTALDVTIQAQILELMKELQKEFKTGLLFITHDLGVIASMADRIMVMYGGRQMEIGTSDQIFYSPRHPYTKMLLKSVPRVDKRLEKLESIPGQPPRMVDIPPVCPFLPRCPRRVDRCLAELPELVEIEENHFVRCFNPVEEEVSVEGNT; via the coding sequence TTGGCAGCACTTCTTGAGGTGAGGAACCTGAGCACGTGGTTCTACATGGAAGAGGGCATAGTCAAGGCCGTGAACGATGTGAGCTTTTCTTTGAACTCCAACGAAGTGCTTGGAATCGTCGGAGAAACAGGCTCTGGAAAGAGCGTGACGGTAAAATCCATCATGCGTCTCATAAAACCTCCGGGAAAGATCGTGAGTGGAGAGGTACTCTACAGAGGACAGGACATTCTGAAGATCTCCGAAAAAGATATGCACAGAATTCGTGGGAAGGAAATCGCTATGATCTTCCAGGATCCGATGATGTCTTTAAACCCTCTCTATACAATCGGTGATCAGCTCATGGAAACGATCAAGTATCATCTGGGATACGACAAAAGAAGGGCCTATCTCAGAGCCGTTGAAATGCTGGAACTCGTTGGGATACCCGAGCCAGAAAAGAGAATGAACAACTATCCCTTCGAGTTTTCCGGCGGTATGAGACAGAGGGTGGTCATAGCGATCGCTCTGTCCTGCAACCCCAGTGTACTCATAGCGGACGAGCCAACAACCGCGCTGGATGTCACCATCCAGGCTCAGATCCTCGAACTCATGAAAGAACTGCAGAAAGAGTTCAAAACGGGTCTTCTGTTCATCACGCATGACCTCGGTGTGATCGCGTCCATGGCGGACAGGATCATGGTGATGTACGGTGGAAGACAGATGGAGATAGGAACGTCCGATCAGATCTTCTATTCTCCACGACATCCATACACGAAGATGCTTCTGAAAAGTGTGCCAAGAGTTGATAAAAGGTTGGAAAAACTCGAATCCATACCCGGCCAACCCCCCAGGATGGTGGACATACCACCCGTGTGCCCCTTCTTGCCACGATGTCCAAGGAGGGTCGACAGATGTTTAGCCGAGCTGCCAGAGCTCGTTGAGATAGAAGAAAATCACTTCGTGAGGTGTTTCAATCCCGTCGAGGAGGAAGTGAGCGTTGAAGGAAATACTTGA